A stretch of Amycolatopsis balhimycina FH 1894 DNA encodes these proteins:
- a CDS encoding hemerythrin domain-containing protein: MNDATDLTTVLAGDHRELDRLCTELELGQGSPENRKDLADHLIAELVRHAVAEEPYLDGEGDLAEADRLMRRLEGAGPQETRFERLLGGLIRAVRRHVRDEGPAAVDEVRRSCSPQRRAELGKAVRESRDAAATVPHPDLADRVPPADQLWPGPGFVDRARAALQAPASG, from the coding sequence ATGAACGACGCAACCGACCTGACGACCGTCCTCGCCGGCGACCACCGCGAGCTCGACCGGCTCTGCACCGAGCTCGAACTCGGCCAAGGCAGCCCGGAGAACCGCAAGGATCTCGCCGACCACCTGATCGCCGAGCTGGTCCGGCACGCCGTCGCCGAAGAGCCCTACCTCGACGGCGAGGGCGATCTCGCCGAAGCCGACCGCCTGATGCGCCGGCTGGAGGGCGCGGGGCCGCAGGAGACCCGGTTCGAGCGCCTGCTGGGCGGGCTGATCCGCGCGGTCCGGCGGCACGTCCGCGACGAGGGGCCGGCGGCCGTGGACGAGGTCCGGCGCAGCTGTTCCCCGCAGCGGCGGGCCGAACTGGGCAAGGCAGTGCGGGAATCCCGGGACGCCGCGGCGACGGTGCCGCACCCGGATCTCGCCGACCGGGTGCCACCGGCCGACCAGCTGTGGCCGGGGCCCGGGTTCGTCGACCGGGCCCGTGCCGCGCTCCAAGCGCCGGCTTCGGGTTGA
- a CDS encoding SRPBCC family protein → MSTITEIVDVEVPVATAYNQWTQFEEFPKFMEGVEEIRQVDATHTHWVTRFGGVTREFDATITEQHPDERVAWTSDSGPDHAGVITFHRLDDAHTRVTAQMEIDPEGFAENVADKLGVLDRRVKGDLKRFKEFIEQRGGRETGAWRGDVDRPGL, encoded by the coding sequence ATGAGCACGATCACCGAAATCGTGGACGTGGAAGTCCCCGTCGCCACCGCGTACAACCAGTGGACGCAGTTCGAGGAGTTCCCGAAGTTCATGGAGGGCGTCGAAGAGATCCGCCAGGTGGACGCCACCCACACCCACTGGGTGACGCGGTTCGGTGGCGTGACGCGCGAGTTCGACGCGACGATCACCGAACAGCACCCCGACGAGCGGGTCGCCTGGACGTCCGACTCCGGGCCGGACCACGCCGGTGTCATCACCTTCCACCGGCTCGACGACGCGCACACCCGGGTGACCGCGCAGATGGAGATCGACCCGGAGGGGTTCGCCGAGAACGTCGCCGACAAGCTCGGCGTGCTCGACCGCCGGGTGAAGGGCGATCTCAAGCGGTTCAAGGAATTCATCGAGCAGCGCGGCGGCCGGGAGACCGGCGCCTGGCGCGGTGACGTGGACCGCCCGGGTCTGTAG
- a CDS encoding phage holin family protein, which yields MIEEVNKKPAAERSVGELVADLTDEVKRLVRDEIRLAVVELQHKGRKLGFGAGLFGAAGLFAFLGAGTLVAAAVLALALVVPGWLAAVIVAVALFVVAGIAALVGKKEVTQAVPPVPEEAISGVREDVDTVKQGVRT from the coding sequence GTGATCGAAGAGGTGAACAAGAAACCGGCGGCCGAGCGTTCGGTCGGCGAGCTGGTGGCGGACCTGACCGACGAGGTCAAGCGGCTGGTCCGCGACGAGATCCGGCTGGCGGTCGTCGAACTGCAGCACAAGGGCAGGAAGCTGGGCTTCGGCGCCGGGTTGTTCGGCGCGGCGGGCCTGTTCGCCTTCCTCGGCGCCGGCACGCTGGTGGCGGCCGCGGTGCTCGCACTGGCGCTCGTCGTGCCGGGCTGGCTGGCGGCGGTCATCGTCGCGGTGGCACTGTTCGTGGTGGCCGGGATTGCCGCGCTCGTGGGCAAGAAGGAAGTCACGCAGGCGGTACCGCCGGTGCCCGAAGAAGCGATCAGCGGCGTCCGCGAAGACGTGGACACCGTGAAACAGGGAGTGCGGACATGA
- a CDS encoding STAS domain-containing protein, which produces MNLPRARHPALRLRTTWPAPHAVLVTARGDLDSATAEDLAALLSDRLWATPEHLTVDLSEVDFLGVAGLRVLLHAALQAEQNGTGLLVVTGANPTVRRALRVTGTDRRLALCASRPEPAPA; this is translated from the coding sequence CCTTCCCCGAGCCCGGCACCCGGCACTCCGGCTGCGGACGACGTGGCCCGCTCCGCACGCGGTCCTGGTGACCGCCCGCGGTGACCTCGACAGCGCGACCGCGGAGGACCTGGCCGCACTGCTTTCCGACCGCCTGTGGGCGACGCCGGAGCACCTGACCGTCGATCTGTCCGAAGTGGACTTCCTCGGCGTGGCGGGCCTCCGCGTGCTGCTCCACGCGGCGCTCCAGGCCGAGCAGAACGGCACCGGCCTGCTCGTGGTCACCGGGGCGAACCCGACGGTCCGGCGTGCTCTTCGCGTGACGGGAACGGACCGTCGGCTCGCTCTGTGCGCCTCCCGGCCCGAGCCCGCGCCCGCTTAG
- a CDS encoding CYTH and CHAD domain-containing protein, with amino-acid sequence MAAPSSVTERERKYEIVAGSGVPSLIGVAGVENQDDPVEQVLDASYYDTEGFRLARGGITLRRRVGGSDAGWHLKLPVSADERQELQLPPGGDPHKVPGRLRRLVRAYTLGEKLVPIAHLRTDRFAHRLADAGGRTIAVLTDDHVTGEAGGAAARLDEWRELELELDPGTDPGRLDEFDRALAEAGASASPWPSKLRRLIGDRVPAPPRRDRRDRRDRRNKKPSAGEVVLASLREHYGRLCRADVGVRLDVDDSVHQMRVATRKLRSTLRSFGSVLDERETAPIVAELRWLGQQLSPARDTEVSEERLGEQLDAVPPELVFGPLRQYLTRYFAREAAEARTRAMAALTGKRYVALLRALDAVLEEPPLTAKARKPAKAALRKPLRKAARKLNRAQAATRGLEGGELEHALHDVRKKAKRARYAADTVKPVYGKKVRKWRKNVKAVQVTLGDYQDTVVGRETLHHLTVAGHGEGQNTFTFGMLYAQDAGRAERLRERFTREWRRLRKGTRPGWLG; translated from the coding sequence ATGGCAGCGCCGTCGTCGGTGACCGAGCGCGAGCGCAAGTACGAGATCGTCGCGGGCAGCGGCGTGCCCAGCCTGATCGGCGTCGCGGGCGTCGAAAACCAGGACGATCCGGTCGAGCAGGTCCTCGACGCGTCCTATTACGACACCGAAGGGTTCCGGCTGGCGCGCGGCGGGATCACGTTGCGGCGGCGCGTCGGCGGGTCCGACGCCGGCTGGCACCTCAAGCTGCCGGTGTCGGCGGACGAGCGGCAGGAGCTCCAGCTCCCGCCGGGCGGCGACCCGCACAAGGTGCCCGGCAGGCTCCGGCGCCTGGTGCGCGCGTACACGCTGGGGGAGAAGCTGGTGCCGATCGCGCACCTGCGCACCGACCGGTTCGCCCACCGCCTCGCCGACGCCGGCGGCCGGACGATCGCCGTCCTGACCGACGACCACGTGACCGGGGAGGCGGGCGGGGCGGCCGCGCGGCTCGACGAGTGGCGCGAACTGGAGCTGGAGCTCGATCCCGGCACCGATCCCGGACGGCTCGACGAGTTCGACCGGGCACTGGCCGAAGCCGGCGCGTCGGCGTCGCCGTGGCCGTCGAAGCTGCGGCGCCTGATCGGCGACCGCGTGCCGGCGCCGCCCCGCCGCGACCGCCGCGACCGCCGCGACCGCCGCAACAAAAAGCCGTCGGCGGGCGAAGTCGTGCTGGCGTCGCTGCGTGAACACTACGGCCGGCTGTGCCGCGCGGACGTCGGGGTGCGGCTCGACGTCGACGACTCCGTGCACCAGATGCGCGTCGCGACCCGGAAGCTGCGCAGCACGCTTCGCAGCTTCGGGTCCGTCTTGGACGAGCGGGAGACGGCGCCGATCGTGGCCGAGCTGAGGTGGCTCGGGCAGCAGCTGTCGCCGGCCAGGGACACCGAGGTCAGCGAGGAGCGGCTCGGCGAGCAGCTCGACGCCGTGCCCCCGGAACTGGTGTTCGGGCCGCTGCGCCAGTACCTCACCCGCTACTTCGCCCGCGAGGCCGCGGAAGCGCGGACCCGCGCGATGGCGGCGCTGACGGGCAAGCGCTACGTGGCGCTGCTGCGGGCACTGGACGCCGTTCTGGAGGAACCGCCCCTGACCGCGAAGGCGCGCAAGCCCGCGAAGGCGGCCTTGCGGAAGCCGCTGCGCAAGGCGGCTCGGAAGCTGAACCGCGCGCAAGCGGCGACCCGTGGCCTGGAAGGCGGCGAGCTCGAGCACGCACTGCACGACGTCCGCAAGAAGGCGAAGCGGGCCCGCTACGCCGCCGACACGGTGAAGCCGGTGTACGGCAAGAAGGTGCGCAAGTGGCGCAAGAACGTGAAGGCCGTCCAGGTCACATTGGGCGACTACCAGGACACCGTGGTCGGCCGGGAAACCCTCCACCACCTCACCGTCGCCGGGCACGGCGAGGGGCAGAACACCTTCACGTTCGGGATGCTGTACGCCCAGGACGCCGGACGGGCGGAGAGGCTGCGCGAGCGGTTCACCCGCGAGTGGCGGCGGCTGCGTAAGGGCACCCGCCCCGGCTGGCTCGGCTGA
- the ctaD gene encoding cytochrome c oxidase subunit I: protein MTELKPAPTLQAVPLAVARRGPKGGTLLALMRTTDPKQIGLLYLVTSFLFFMAGGAMALLMRGELARPGLQFLSPEQYNQLFTMHGTIMLLLYATPNLFGFANYILPLQIGAPDVAFPRLNGFAYWLYLFGGLIVISSFLTPGGAPDFGWTAYTPLSNAIHSPGIGGDLWIMGLIVSGLGTILGAVNMTTTIVTLRCPGMTMWRMPLFTWNILFTAILILLAFPILTAALFGLEADRRLGAHVFDPENGGAIMFQHLFWFFGHPEVYIVALPYFGIVTEIVPVFSRKPLYGYRLMVFATIAITGLSATVWAHHMFATGAVLLPFFSIMTFLIAVPTGIKFFNWIGTMWKGNLSFETPMLWSVGFMVTFLFGGLTGVILASPPLDFHVTDSYFVVAHFHYVLFGTIVFATFAGIYFWFPKMTGRMLDERLGKWHFWTTFIGFHTTFLIQHWLGDIGMPRRYADYLSTDGFTTLNTISTIGAFILGASTLPFIWNVVKSYRYGEQVLVDDPWGFGNSLEWATTCPPPRHNFLDLPRIRSERPAFELHHPEVVERLLEEQHVRSKRARARAGRRTERADGPFPSREEHAGPSGSPR from the coding sequence ATGACCGAACTGAAGCCGGCACCGACCCTTCAAGCGGTGCCCTTGGCCGTGGCGCGACGCGGCCCCAAGGGCGGGACGCTCCTGGCCCTGATGCGGACCACGGACCCGAAGCAGATCGGGCTGCTCTACCTGGTGACGTCGTTCCTCTTCTTCATGGCGGGCGGCGCGATGGCGCTGCTGATGCGCGGCGAGCTGGCCCGGCCGGGGCTGCAGTTCCTCTCCCCGGAGCAGTACAACCAGCTGTTCACCATGCACGGCACGATCATGCTGCTGCTCTACGCCACCCCGAACCTGTTCGGGTTCGCCAACTACATCCTGCCGCTGCAGATCGGCGCGCCGGACGTCGCGTTCCCACGGCTCAACGGGTTCGCCTACTGGCTGTACCTGTTCGGCGGGCTGATCGTGATCAGCTCGTTCCTCACCCCCGGCGGCGCGCCGGACTTCGGGTGGACGGCCTACACACCGCTGTCGAACGCCATCCACTCACCGGGCATCGGCGGCGACCTGTGGATCATGGGCCTGATCGTGTCCGGGCTCGGGACCATCCTCGGCGCGGTCAACATGACCACCACGATCGTGACCCTGCGCTGTCCCGGGATGACGATGTGGCGGATGCCGCTGTTCACCTGGAACATCCTGTTCACCGCCATCCTCATCCTGCTGGCGTTCCCGATCCTGACGGCCGCGCTGTTCGGCCTCGAGGCGGACCGCCGGCTCGGCGCGCACGTTTTCGACCCCGAGAACGGCGGGGCGATCATGTTCCAGCACCTCTTCTGGTTCTTCGGCCACCCCGAGGTCTACATCGTCGCCCTGCCGTACTTCGGGATCGTCACCGAGATAGTGCCGGTGTTCAGCCGGAAGCCGCTGTACGGCTACCGGCTGATGGTGTTCGCCACGATCGCGATCACCGGGCTGTCGGCGACGGTGTGGGCGCACCACATGTTCGCCACCGGCGCCGTGCTGCTGCCGTTCTTTTCGATCATGACGTTCCTGATCGCGGTGCCGACCGGGATCAAGTTCTTCAACTGGATCGGCACGATGTGGAAGGGGAACCTGAGCTTCGAGACGCCGATGCTGTGGTCGGTCGGGTTCATGGTGACCTTCCTGTTCGGCGGCCTCACCGGTGTCATCCTCGCGTCGCCGCCGCTGGACTTCCACGTGACCGACTCGTACTTCGTCGTCGCGCACTTCCACTACGTGCTGTTCGGCACGATCGTGTTCGCCACCTTCGCCGGGATCTACTTCTGGTTCCCGAAGATGACCGGCCGGATGCTCGACGAGCGGCTCGGCAAGTGGCACTTCTGGACGACGTTCATCGGCTTCCACACGACGTTCCTCATTCAGCACTGGCTGGGCGACATCGGCATGCCACGCCGCTACGCGGACTACCTGTCCACGGACGGATTCACGACACTGAACACCATCTCGACGATCGGCGCGTTCATCCTCGGCGCGTCGACGCTGCCGTTCATCTGGAACGTCGTCAAGAGCTACCGCTACGGCGAGCAGGTCCTGGTCGACGACCCGTGGGGGTTCGGCAACTCCCTGGAGTGGGCCACCACCTGCCCGCCGCCGCGGCACAACTTCCTCGACCTGCCGCGGATCCGCTCGGAGCGGCCGGCGTTCGAGCTGCACCACCCGGAGGTCGTGGAGCGGCTGCTGGAAGAGCAGCACGTGCGGTCTAAGCGGGCGCGGGCTCGGGCCGGGAGGCGCACAGAGCGAGCCGACGGTCCGTTCCCGTCACGCGAAGAGCACGCCGGACCGTCGGGTTCGCCCCGGTGA
- a CDS encoding DUF4235 domain-containing protein, whose translation MNKVLYKPLSWVVGALGGILAGQAFKQVWTRVAGEEDAPEATDRDYSWRQVIVAAAVQGAIFGAVKAATERAGAVGYRKATGDWPGEE comes from the coding sequence GTGAACAAGGTGCTCTACAAGCCGCTGAGCTGGGTGGTGGGCGCGCTGGGCGGCATCCTCGCCGGCCAGGCGTTCAAACAGGTCTGGACGCGCGTGGCCGGCGAGGAGGACGCGCCGGAGGCCACCGACCGCGATTACAGCTGGCGGCAGGTGATCGTCGCGGCGGCGGTGCAGGGGGCGATCTTCGGCGCCGTCAAGGCCGCCACCGAGCGGGCCGGTGCGGTCGGCTACCGCAAGGCCACCGGCGACTGGCCGGGCGAAGAGTGA
- a CDS encoding anti-sigma factor: MEETRRSSLAGGKPTIDELLDELVELRLPAMAEQIPLVRMLTHGVVSRADFGLDAIADAKMAVDEACAQLVQLAELGTQLHCRFRLAPDGLHVIVSTRSSDPRPPSDRTFGWHVLTTLSRSVTAHCDVLPGGGAGIVTIELVLNPGTSA, translated from the coding sequence ATGGAAGAAACGCGAAGGAGCAGCTTGGCCGGCGGCAAGCCGACCATCGACGAGCTGCTCGACGAACTGGTGGAGCTGCGGCTGCCCGCGATGGCGGAGCAGATCCCGCTGGTCCGCATGCTCACGCACGGCGTGGTCTCGCGCGCGGACTTCGGGCTCGACGCGATCGCCGACGCCAAGATGGCGGTCGACGAGGCCTGCGCCCAGCTCGTCCAGCTGGCCGAGCTGGGGACCCAGCTGCACTGCCGGTTCCGCCTGGCCCCCGACGGCCTGCACGTCATCGTTTCGACCCGCTCGAGCGACCCGAGACCGCCGAGCGACCGCACGTTCGGCTGGCACGTCCTGACCACGCTGAGCCGATCGGTGACCGCACACTGCGACGTCCTTCCCGGTGGAGGCGCGGGCATTGTCACGATCGAGCTGGTGCTGAACCCGGGAACGAGCGCGTGA
- a CDS encoding serine hydrolase domain-containing protein — MIEVAELVRARGARASLCVLRDGRVLIDHSCGGPPDGLFWIFSASKPFAALLVHRLAVAGVLELDAPVARYWPEFAGGGKSAVTIRHVLAHRSGFATARGFALDALAMSDWPRAVQAIERATLRWRPGEVTAYQPIVYGHILGELVRRATGAPVAAVLRSEVLGPLGLSDTHLGLPDRLWGRHVPIRGHGLGGPPTARMVNRRSVRRAVIPAAGISTTARDLARFYQALLDGFSREAVTEARRPSGDAVLDRTIGTRIRWAHGFQLGGAGRPMGSLSARETFGHNGSNCCIAWADPGRRLVFAYLTDRIVAGHSAAAHLGEVADAVLKACD, encoded by the coding sequence GTGATCGAGGTCGCCGAACTGGTGCGCGCCCGCGGGGCCCGGGCGAGCCTGTGCGTGCTGCGGGACGGCCGGGTCCTGATCGACCACAGCTGCGGCGGCCCGCCGGACGGGTTGTTCTGGATCTTCTCGGCGAGCAAGCCGTTCGCCGCGCTGCTGGTGCACCGGCTCGCGGTGGCCGGGGTCCTCGAGCTGGACGCGCCGGTGGCCCGGTACTGGCCGGAGTTCGCGGGCGGCGGCAAGAGCGCCGTCACGATCCGGCACGTGCTGGCGCACCGCTCCGGCTTCGCCACGGCCCGCGGCTTCGCTCTCGACGCGCTCGCCATGAGCGACTGGCCGCGCGCGGTCCAGGCGATCGAGCGGGCCACGCTGCGGTGGCGCCCCGGCGAGGTCACCGCGTACCAGCCGATCGTGTACGGCCACATCCTGGGGGAGCTGGTCCGCCGGGCGACCGGCGCCCCGGTGGCCGCGGTGCTGCGGTCGGAGGTCCTCGGCCCGCTGGGCCTTTCCGACACCCACCTCGGGCTGCCGGACCGCTTGTGGGGGCGGCACGTGCCGATCCGCGGCCACGGCCTCGGCGGCCCGCCGACCGCCCGGATGGTCAACCGCCGGTCGGTCCGCCGCGCGGTGATCCCGGCCGCCGGAATCTCGACGACAGCACGCGACCTCGCCCGCTTCTACCAGGCGTTGCTGGACGGCTTCTCCCGCGAAGCGGTCACGGAGGCCCGGCGCCCCTCGGGCGACGCGGTGCTCGACCGCACGATCGGCACGCGGATCCGCTGGGCCCACGGCTTCCAGCTCGGCGGGGCAGGCCGTCCGATGGGATCGCTGAGCGCGCGGGAGACGTTCGGGCACAACGGAAGCAACTGCTGCATCGCGTGGGCGGACCCGGGACGGCGGCTGGTGTTCGCGTACCTGACAGACCGCATCGTCGCCGGCCACAGCGCAGCAGCCCACCTGGGCGAGGTGGCGGACGCGGTGCTGAAGGCCTGCGACTGA
- a CDS encoding STAS domain-containing protein: MYDCFRTIDEPSGLTVTTTDRPGGIRVLTLVGDIDAATVGTLEEALATGDRLVVDLSRVAFLSCAGVRSLLQANARTELAVVRGGHAVARSLEATGADVVLKIHPGVGAALAVLAPAPGLEA; this comes from the coding sequence ATGTACGACTGTTTCCGCACGATCGACGAACCGTCCGGCCTCACCGTCACCACGACCGATCGACCCGGCGGGATCCGCGTCCTCACGCTGGTCGGCGACATCGACGCCGCCACGGTCGGGACCCTCGAAGAAGCCCTCGCCACCGGCGATCGGCTGGTCGTCGACCTTTCCCGGGTGGCCTTCCTCAGCTGCGCCGGGGTCCGGTCGCTGTTGCAGGCGAACGCCCGCACCGAACTCGCGGTCGTACGCGGCGGGCACGCGGTGGCGCGCTCGCTCGAGGCCACCGGCGCCGATGTGGTGCTGAAGATCCACCCCGGGGTCGGGGCCGCGCTCGCCGTCCTGGCACCGGCGCCCGGCCTGGAAGCCTGA
- a CDS encoding LLM class F420-dependent oxidoreductase: MRIGYTLMTEQAGPNDLVRFAAEAEQAGFDFEVMSDHYSPWLDEQGHAPYAWSVLGAVTQSTERVELMTYVTCPTMRYHPAVVAQKAATVQALSGGRFTLGLGAGENLNEHVVGRGWPPANVRHDMLAEAVQIIGGLFDGGYFDYEGKHFRVDSAKLWDLPEKRIPIGVAVSGSQSVQRFAPVADVMIAVEPKAELSSEWDATKLGGAPSRKVGQLPVSWGTDRDAAVKRAHEQFRWFAGGWKVNAELPGPSGFAGATQFVREDDVAGSIPCGPDAEPIVESVREFEKAGFTDVALVQIGGDQQEGFLDFAEKELLPALRE; the protein is encoded by the coding sequence ATGCGGATCGGCTACACCCTGATGACCGAGCAGGCGGGACCGAACGACCTGGTCCGGTTCGCCGCCGAGGCGGAACAGGCCGGCTTCGACTTCGAGGTCATGAGCGACCACTACTCGCCTTGGCTCGACGAACAGGGCCACGCGCCGTACGCCTGGAGCGTGCTGGGCGCGGTCACGCAGTCCACCGAACGCGTCGAGCTGATGACCTACGTGACGTGCCCGACCATGCGCTACCACCCCGCGGTGGTGGCGCAGAAGGCCGCGACCGTGCAGGCGCTCTCGGGCGGCCGGTTCACCCTCGGCCTCGGCGCGGGCGAGAACCTCAACGAGCACGTCGTCGGCCGTGGCTGGCCGCCGGCCAACGTCCGGCACGACATGCTCGCCGAGGCCGTGCAGATCATCGGCGGCCTGTTCGACGGCGGGTACTTCGACTACGAGGGCAAGCACTTCCGCGTCGATTCGGCGAAGCTGTGGGACCTGCCGGAGAAGCGGATCCCGATCGGGGTCGCCGTGTCCGGTTCGCAGTCGGTCCAGCGGTTCGCCCCCGTCGCGGACGTGATGATCGCCGTCGAGCCGAAGGCGGAGCTGTCGAGCGAGTGGGACGCGACGAAGCTCGGCGGCGCGCCGAGCCGCAAGGTCGGGCAGCTGCCGGTGTCGTGGGGCACCGACCGGGATGCGGCGGTGAAGCGCGCGCACGAGCAGTTCCGCTGGTTCGCCGGGGGCTGGAAGGTCAACGCCGAGCTGCCGGGTCCGTCCGGTTTCGCCGGGGCCACGCAGTTCGTCCGCGAGGACGACGTCGCCGGCTCGATCCCGTGCGGCCCGGACGCCGAGCCGATCGTCGAGAGCGTTCGCGAGTTCGAGAAGGCGGGCTTCACCGACGTCGCCCTGGTGCAGATCGGCGGCGACCAGCAGGAGGGCTTTCTGGATTTCGCCGAAAAGGAGCTGCTCCCGGCCCTGCGCGAATAG
- a CDS encoding SigB/SigF/SigG family RNA polymerase sigma factor, producing MSGERKTLLHRPDEYAHCEPLFEELGELGPDDPRREVVRSKLVTELLPLAEHIATRFSGRGEPREDLVQVARIGLINAVDRFDPARGHDFLSFAVPTIMGEVRRHFRDTGWSVRVPRRLKELHLSLSQGSAVLSQRLGRAPTPTELAEHLNLDVEEVREGLLAGNAYQALSVDKPVHDDAEALSLADTMGEPDHEMAMVENHEALQPLLQELPKRERAILVMRFFGGLTQTQIADRVGISQMHVSRLLSQTLEQLRGKLTGDA from the coding sequence GTGAGCGGCGAGCGGAAAACCCTCCTCCACCGCCCGGACGAATATGCCCACTGCGAACCGCTGTTCGAGGAGCTGGGCGAGCTCGGTCCCGACGACCCGCGGCGCGAAGTCGTCCGCAGCAAGCTGGTGACCGAGCTGCTCCCGCTCGCCGAGCACATCGCGACCCGCTTCTCCGGCCGCGGCGAGCCCCGGGAGGACCTGGTCCAGGTGGCGCGGATCGGCCTGATCAACGCCGTCGACCGGTTCGACCCCGCCCGTGGCCACGACTTCCTGTCCTTCGCCGTGCCGACGATCATGGGCGAGGTCCGGCGTCACTTCCGGGACACCGGCTGGTCCGTCCGGGTCCCCCGCCGGCTCAAGGAGCTGCACCTTTCGCTGAGCCAGGGTTCGGCGGTGCTCTCCCAGCGCCTGGGCCGGGCCCCGACGCCGACCGAGCTGGCCGAGCACCTGAACCTGGACGTCGAAGAGGTCCGTGAAGGCCTCCTCGCCGGCAACGCCTACCAGGCGCTGTCGGTGGACAAGCCGGTCCACGACGACGCCGAGGCCCTCTCGCTGGCGGACACCATGGGGGAACCGGACCACGAGATGGCCATGGTGGAGAACCACGAGGCCCTCCAGCCGCTGCTGCAGGAGCTGCCGAAGCGCGAGCGCGCGATCCTGGTCATGCGCTTCTTCGGCGGGCTGACCCAGACCCAGATCGCCGACCGCGTCGGCATCTCCCAGATGCACGTCTCCCGGCTGCTGTCGCAGACCCTGGAGCAGCTGCGCGGCAAGCTCACCGGCGACGCCTAG
- a CDS encoding DUF2630 family protein: MPAHEITDRIANLIDEEHRLRAAALHHGGLTQDERLRLKDLERRLDAAVELLHRRQALAVFDDE; this comes from the coding sequence ATGCCAGCGCACGAAATCACCGATCGCATCGCCAACCTGATCGACGAAGAACACCGGCTGCGCGCCGCTGCCCTCCACCACGGCGGGCTGACGCAAGATGAGCGCCTCCGGCTCAAGGACCTCGAACGCCGGCTGGACGCGGCGGTCGAGCTGCTGCACCGCCGCCAGGCACTCGCCGTCTTCGACGACGAGTGA
- a CDS encoding GAF and ANTAR domain-containing protein codes for MSVGEEEWARERAWFAQDGEQAPGPLAQQFADLTRTLLDATPTVGGVLKLVVGAAIALIPDADLVSVTLRAADGTFHTPVETHPVAERLDQVQYDHGEGPCVESARPDGPAIGWSQDLGRDPRWPAFGPAAARHGYHSALATALLPDARPPRLSGALNVYSRTPGAFGSPAIDVALLLATHASLALAHTEAVATAELESAHLRRAVDSRDVIGQAKGILMQRRGITADEAFDVLRRASQDLNVKLADLAKTLATRHTEVDLPAEA; via the coding sequence TTGAGCGTCGGCGAAGAAGAGTGGGCCCGGGAGCGGGCCTGGTTCGCGCAGGACGGTGAGCAGGCGCCGGGTCCGCTGGCGCAGCAGTTCGCCGACCTGACCCGGACGCTGCTCGACGCGACGCCGACCGTCGGCGGGGTGCTCAAGCTCGTCGTCGGGGCCGCGATAGCGCTCATCCCGGACGCCGACCTGGTCAGCGTCACCCTGCGCGCCGCCGACGGCACGTTCCACACCCCCGTCGAGACGCACCCGGTCGCCGAGCGGCTCGACCAGGTGCAGTACGACCACGGCGAAGGCCCGTGCGTGGAATCGGCCCGCCCGGACGGCCCGGCCATCGGCTGGTCCCAGGACCTCGGGCGCGACCCGCGCTGGCCGGCGTTCGGCCCGGCCGCGGCCCGGCACGGCTACCACTCGGCACTGGCCACCGCCCTGCTCCCGGACGCCCGGCCACCCCGGCTTTCGGGTGCGCTGAACGTCTACTCGCGCACGCCGGGCGCGTTCGGCTCGCCCGCCATCGACGTCGCCCTGTTGCTGGCGACGCACGCGTCCCTGGCGCTGGCCCACACCGAAGCCGTCGCGACGGCCGAGCTGGAGTCGGCGCACCTGCGGCGGGCGGTCGACAGCCGTGACGTCATCGGCCAGGCGAAGGGCATCCTGATGCAGCGCCGCGGCATCACGGCCGACGAGGCCTTCGACGTGCTGCGCCGCGCGTCCCAGGACCTCAACGTCAAGCTCGCCGACCTCGCGAAGACACTCGCCACGCGGCACACCGAGGTCGACCTGCCCGCCGAAGCCTGA
- a CDS encoding DUF3618 domain-containing protein: MSGDFPKNAEEARLDRDTTREELTETLEALGQKLDVKTRVSESVDEKLDQATAKVAGVTNEPTAVKFRQGADAVRANPLPVFAGVLGLVILIRLILRRRNS; encoded by the coding sequence ATGAGCGGGGACTTCCCGAAGAACGCCGAAGAGGCGCGGCTCGACCGGGACACCACCCGGGAAGAGCTCACCGAAACCCTGGAGGCGCTCGGGCAGAAGCTCGACGTGAAGACCAGGGTTTCCGAAAGCGTCGACGAAAAGCTCGACCAGGCGACCGCAAAGGTCGCCGGCGTGACGAACGAACCGACCGCGGTCAAGTTCCGCCAGGGCGCCGACGCCGTCCGCGCCAACCCGTTGCCGGTCTTCGCCGGCGTGCTGGGCCTGGTGATCCTGATCCGCCTGATCCTGCGCCGGAGGAACTCGTGA